A genomic region of Castor canadensis chromosome 16, mCasCan1.hap1v2, whole genome shotgun sequence contains the following coding sequences:
- the Ffar1 gene encoding free fatty acid receptor 1, with product MDLPPQLSFALYVAAFALGFPLNVLAIRGAASHARLRLTPSLVYALHLGCSDLLLALTLPLKAVEALASGTWPLPTPLCPVFILVHFAPLYACGGFLAALSAGRYLGAAFPFGYQAIRRPCYSWGVCVAIWALVLCHLGLVLGLEASGGWLDNTTSILVNTPVNGSPVCLEAWDPASAWPARLSFSVLLFFLPLVITAFCYVGCLRALAHSGLSHRRKLRAACVAGGALLTLVLCLGPYNASNVAGFVNPDMGGPWRKLGLITGAWSVVLNPLVTGYLGAGPGRGTVCVARTPGGPTQK from the coding sequence ATGGACCTGCCCCCACAGCTCTCCTTCGCCCTCTACGTGGCGGCCTTTGCACTGGGCTTCCCACTCAACGTGCTGGCCATCCGAGGTGCCGCATCCCACGCACGGCTCCGCCTCACTCCCAGCCTGGTCTATGCCCTCCACCTGGGCTGCTCAGACCTCCTGCTGGCCCTCACTCTGCCCCTGAAGGCGGTGGAGGCCCTGGCCTCGGGGACCTGGCCTCTGCCAACCCCACTCTGCCCTGTCTTCATCCTGGTCCACTTTGCCCCGCTCTACGCCTGTGGGGGCTTCCTGGCCGCCCTGAGTGCTGGCCGCTACCTAGGAGCTGCCTTCCCCTTTGGCTACCAAGCCATCCGGAGGCCATGCTATTCCTGGGGGGTGTGTGTGGCCATATGGGCTCTGGTCCTCTGTCACCTGGGGCTGGTCCTTGGCTTGGAGGCCTCGGGAGGCTGGCTGGACAACACCACCAGCATCCTGGTCAACACCCCAGTCAATGGTTCCCCAGTCTGCCTGGAGGCCTGGGACCCGGCCTCTGCCTGGCCTGCCCGCCTCAGCTTCTCTGTCCTgctcttctttctacctttggtCATCACCGCCTTCTGCTACGTGGGCTGCCTCCGGGCACTGGCCCACTCAGGCCTGAGCCACAGGCGGAAGCTAAGAGCGGCCTGTGTGGCCGGCGGGGCCCTGCTCACGCTGGTGCTCTGCTTGGGACCCTACAATGCCTCCAACGTGGCTGGCTTCGTGAACCCAGACATGGGAGGCCCCTGGAGGAAGCTGGGGCTCATCACGGGGGCCTGGAGTGTGGTACTCAACCCTCTGGTGACTGGCTACTTGGGAGCAGGTCCTGGCCGCGGGACAGTGTGTGTGGCAAGAACGCCAGGAGGACCGACTCAGAAGTAG